In Cotesia glomerata isolate CgM1 linkage group LG3, MPM_Cglom_v2.3, whole genome shotgun sequence, one genomic interval encodes:
- the LOC123260350 gene encoding ejaculatory bulb-specific protein 3-like, which yields MKFKFVVFIGILGIILFCPDSEAISKYISQELYAKYLPKIACYFKHQQQHCSPEDAYFKSQFPDIIGNECSKCDAKTKIKAREEIPIIQKYYPAKFRILLDKYIIPKVYDCLLYDGLCDKKMTFFKEKLPFILKNKKCPGCSDTVRFKIRQRINYLKRRHPKQWWEIETKYLH from the exons ATGAAATTTAAGTTTGTTGTATTTATTGGAATTTTGGGAATAATTCTCTTTTGTCCCGATTCAGAAGCAATATCTAAATATATATCTCAAGAATTATATGCTAAATATTTACCTAAAATAGCTTGTTATTTcaaacaccaacaacaacatTGTAGTCCCGAAGATGCTTATTTCAAAT CTCAATTTCCAGATATCATTGGCAACGAATGTTCAAAATGTGATgcaaaaactaaaataaaagcaCGAGAAGAAATACCAatcatacaaaaatattatccTGCTAAATTTAGAATCTTACTAGATAAGTACATTATTCCAAAAGTTTACGATTGTCTTCTCTACGATGGGCTTTGTGacaaaaaaatgactttttttaaagaaaaactgCCATTTATCTTGAAGAACAAAAAATGCCCTGGTTGTAGTGATACAGTAAGATTCAAGATTCGTCAACGAATTAATTATCTGAAGAGGCGTCATCCCAAACAATGGTGGGAAATTGAGACGAAATACcttcattaa
- the LOC123260348 gene encoding uncharacterized protein LOC123260348, with amino-acid sequence MVITLVRIFNWAVVMLTIVATAVDFFINIDNFQEVSYNLNYMFPLLMVEFKSVVIYLQQNKFRRLIDDIYEPISLLKYSSGFIRWINVQLIILQANFRHCDDITTSRASLSVSQQNYNIIQAYRFLKVPEEQEKIRSFVPFTLEEANVAADSFLLRFQTCVIHHRRLINNLNDCNSSFSFVLFGQILTSCILICVGLFTLAMVSISSTFFTDNSIFSIEYILL; translated from the exons ATGGTGATTACTTTAGTCCGAATATTCAATTGGGCTGTAGTAATGCTAACTATTGTGGCGACTGCTGTCGATTTCTTCATAAATATTGACAACTTTCAAGAAGTGtcttataatttgaattacaTGTTTCCATTATTGATGGTGGAATTCAAATCAGTGGTGATTTATcttcaacaaaataaatttcgacGACTTATCGATGATATTTATGAGCCGATTTCATTGTTAAAGTATTCTTCAG GATTTATCCGATGGATCAACGTGCAATTGATTATCCTCCAAGCGAATTTTCGTCATTGCGATGATATCACCACATCCCGCGCCAGTCTTTCAGTATCTCAGCAAAACTACAACATCATCCAGGCCTACCGATTCTTAAAAGTCCCCGAGGAGCAAGAGAAAATCCGGTCCTTTGTGCCTTTTACTCTCGAAGAAGCTAACGTTGCAGCCGATTCATTTCTTCTGAGATTCCAAACTTGTGTCATTCATCATCGACGGCTCATCAACAATCTCAACGACTGCAATAGCTCTTTCAGCTTTGTATTGTTTGGACAGATACTTACAAGTTGTATCCTTATCTGCGTTGGACTTTTTACACTTGCTATGGTGAGTATTTCTTCAACCTTCTTTACAGATAACTCCATATTTTCTATCGAATATATTCTTCTTTAG